The Armatimonadota bacterium genome includes a window with the following:
- a CDS encoding oxidoreductase, translated as MTMDPARNGKVRVAVVGVGIGRLHLEGYRTHPDAEIVAIADVNEERAKATAEEFGGPRVYTDYEKMLQQEDLDGVSVCTPNSLHAPVAIAAFESGCHVLCEKPIATSAAEGQKMVEAGKKAGKIFMMAFNNRFRGDTQVLKTYIEQGRLGRIYYAKTGWIRRRGIPGMGGWFTTKAMSGGGPLIDLGVHVLDLTMYLMGNPKPVSAYGSTYAEFGPRMPGGEKYDVEDLAAAIVKFSDGATVFLEASWASNIERERFYVTLMGTEGGADLEPLRIYTEENGHQVDIAPQAPAVHGHHAEARHFVDCIKENRTPLATGEHGLDVVKILDAIYQSAGTGEMVRIA; from the coding sequence ATGACTATGGACCCGGCAAGAAACGGCAAGGTGAGAGTCGCTGTGGTCGGCGTAGGAATCGGCCGGCTGCACCTGGAAGGCTACCGCACCCATCCGGACGCCGAGATCGTCGCGATCGCGGACGTCAACGAGGAGCGCGCAAAGGCGACAGCGGAGGAGTTCGGCGGTCCCCGCGTCTACACGGATTACGAGAAGATGCTTCAGCAGGAGGACCTGGACGGGGTGAGCGTCTGCACGCCGAACAGCCTGCATGCTCCCGTCGCCATCGCCGCCTTCGAGTCCGGCTGCCACGTGCTCTGCGAGAAGCCCATCGCAACCAGCGCCGCAGAAGGGCAGAAGATGGTGGAAGCGGGAAAGAAGGCCGGGAAAATCTTTATGATGGCCTTCAACAACCGTTTCCGGGGAGACACACAGGTCCTGAAGACCTACATCGAACAGGGGCGCCTGGGCCGCATCTATTATGCCAAGACCGGCTGGATCCGGCGCAGGGGCATCCCCGGGATGGGCGGATGGTTTACCACGAAGGCCATGTCCGGCGGCGGCCCGCTGATTGATCTGGGCGTGCACGTGCTGGACCTCACGATGTATCTCATGGGCAACCCGAAGCCTGTCTCGGCCTACGGTAGCACTTACGCCGAGTTCGGGCCGCGGATGCCGGGCGGCGAGAAGTATGACGTGGAGGATTTGGCGGCGGCAATCGTCAAGTTTTCCGACGGCGCCACGGTGTTCCTGGAGGCGAGTTGGGCGTCCAACATCGAACGCGAGCGCTTCTATGTGACGCTGATGGGCACCGAAGGAGGAGCCGACCTGGAGCCGCTCCGGATCTACACAGAGGAGAACGGCCATCAGGTGGACATCGCCCCGCAGGCGCCGGCGGTCCACGGACATCACGCGGAGGCGCGTCACTTCGTGGACTGTATCAAAGAGAACAGGACGCCGCTCGCCACCGGCGAGCACGGACTTGACGTTGTGAAGATCCTGGACGCCATCTACCAGTCCGCCGGGACGGGGGAGATGGTCAGGATCGCTTGA
- a CDS encoding sugar phosphate isomerase/epimerase, translated as MKIGVFTVLMSDQPLEQVLDFLAENGVEAIELGTGNYPGNAHCNPDQLLESDKARKDLLKAVEKRGLIISALSCHGNPIHPNKQIAQEHHDTHRKTVLLAEKLGLDTVIGFSGCPGDSPTAKRPNWVTCPWPPDYLETLEWQWKRKVIPYWKQEAKFAREHGVRLAFEMHPGFVVYNPETLLRLRKACGDNIGSNFDPSHLWWQGMDPVLAIRTLKDCIFHFHAKDCRIDPANTSINGVLDTKNYVDPEAPMANEAKRSWIFRTIGYGHDAAVWRDIISELQLAGYDHVLSIEHEDSLMSAREGLLKAVNFLKPMLITEKLGAAWWA; from the coding sequence ATGAAGATCGGCGTATTCACGGTTCTGATGAGCGACCAGCCGCTGGAGCAGGTGCTAGACTTTCTGGCGGAAAACGGCGTGGAAGCCATCGAGCTGGGGACGGGCAACTATCCGGGCAACGCCCACTGCAACCCGGACCAGTTGCTGGAGAGCGACAAGGCGCGCAAAGATCTGTTGAAAGCTGTGGAGAAGCGGGGACTTATCATCAGCGCCCTGTCCTGCCACGGCAACCCCATCCATCCCAACAAGCAGATCGCGCAGGAGCACCACGACACGCACCGGAAGACGGTGCTGCTGGCGGAGAAGCTGGGGCTGGACACGGTGATCGGGTTCTCGGGCTGCCCGGGCGACTCGCCCACCGCCAAGCGCCCCAACTGGGTGACCTGCCCGTGGCCTCCGGACTATCTGGAGACGCTGGAATGGCAGTGGAAGCGCAAGGTCATTCCCTACTGGAAGCAGGAGGCGAAGTTCGCGCGCGAGCACGGTGTGCGGTTGGCCTTCGAGATGCATCCCGGCTTTGTGGTCTACAACCCGGAGACGCTGCTGCGGCTGCGCAAGGCGTGCGGAGACAACATCGGTTCCAACTTCGACCCGAGCCATCTCTGGTGGCAGGGGATGGATCCGGTGCTGGCCATCCGGACTCTGAAGGACTGCATCTTCCACTTCCACGCCAAGGACTGCCGGATTGACCCGGCCAACACGTCCATCAATGGCGTGCTGGACACCAAGAACTACGTAGATCCGGAAGCGCCGATGGCGAACGAGGCCAAGCGCTCCTGGATCTTCCGGACCATCGGCTACGGGCACGACGCGGCCGTCTGGAGGGACATCATCTCGGAGCTGCAGCTGGCCGGTTATGATCATGTGCTGTCCATCGAACACGAGGACAGTCTGATGTCGGCCCGGGAAGGACTGCTGAAGGCGGTCAACTTCCTGAAGCCGATGCTGATTACGGAGAAGCTCGGCGCGGCCTGGTGGGCGTGA
- the yggS gene encoding YggS family pyridoxal phosphate enzyme, translating into MNQGTIRDNLMRVRENIARAAGKAGRDPSEITLVCVSKTKPAELVREALEAGATDFGENYVQEAEEKIPQVGAGARWHMIGHLQSNKAAKAAALFQMIQSVDSVKLVRRLGRAARDLGRTIDVLIEVNVGGEQTKTGAAPEEVPAVVEAALSEEGLRLMGVMGIPPFLPDPEQVRPYFAELRRIFETLPPEHRRVLSMGMSADYEAAIAEGSTMVRIGTAVFGAR; encoded by the coding sequence ATGAATCAGGGAACCATCCGCGACAACCTGATGCGAGTCCGGGAAAACATTGCCCGCGCCGCTGGAAAGGCCGGACGTGATCCTTCCGAGATCACGCTGGTCTGCGTCTCCAAGACCAAACCCGCAGAGCTGGTGAGGGAGGCTCTGGAGGCAGGAGCGACGGACTTCGGCGAGAACTACGTGCAGGAAGCCGAGGAAAAGATCCCGCAGGTCGGCGCCGGAGCGCGCTGGCACATGATCGGGCATCTGCAGTCCAACAAGGCGGCAAAAGCGGCGGCGCTGTTCCAGATGATCCAATCGGTGGACAGTGTGAAGCTCGTCCGGCGTCTGGGCCGGGCAGCAAGAGATCTCGGCCGGACGATAGATGTTCTAATCGAAGTGAACGTGGGCGGCGAGCAGACCAAGACAGGAGCAGCCCCGGAAGAGGTTCCGGCCGTGGTGGAAGCGGCGCTTTCCGAGGAGGGACTGCGGTTGATGGGGGTGATGGGGATACCGCCTTTCCTGCCCGACCCGGAACAGGTCCGCCCCTATTTCGCGGAGCTCAGGAGAATCTTCGAGACGTTGCCGCCTGAACACCGCCGGGTGCTTTCGATGGGGATGTCGGCGGACTATGAAGCGGCCATTGCCGAAGGATCCACCATGGTGCGGATCGGCACGGCGGTGTTCGGAGCAAGATAG
- the proC gene encoding pyrroline-5-carboxylate reductase, whose translation MRIAFLGTGAMGGALVRGVLESGFRSAADILAFDPDTYRLNALAQETGVCACGGIIEAAREAGAVVLCVKPALAQQVARECAPAMGPGKLLISIAAGVRIASLQDVLPEGTAIIRAMPNTPATIRRGATAICAGPGVTPEQLELAAGLFGAVGITVTVEEKLMDAVTGLSGSGPAFIYTVIEALSDGGVSQGLSRDVAITLAAQTCAGAAELVLGSGKHPAELRDQVTSPGGTTIAGIAELERGGLRSALISAVQAAARRAKELSEQ comes from the coding sequence ATGAGAATCGCATTCCTGGGCACGGGAGCCATGGGCGGAGCGCTGGTGCGCGGCGTTTTGGAGTCCGGATTCCGCTCGGCCGCGGACATTCTTGCCTTCGACCCGGACACCTATCGCCTGAACGCTCTGGCGCAGGAAACAGGGGTTTGCGCGTGCGGCGGCATCATTGAGGCCGCGCGCGAGGCCGGAGCGGTGGTTCTGTGCGTCAAGCCAGCGCTGGCTCAGCAGGTGGCCCGCGAGTGCGCCCCTGCGATGGGCCCGGGCAAACTGCTCATCAGCATCGCGGCCGGCGTGCGCATCGCCAGCCTTCAGGACGTGCTTCCGGAAGGCACGGCGATCATCCGCGCCATGCCGAACACCCCGGCCACCATCCGGCGCGGAGCCACGGCCATCTGCGCCGGGCCGGGCGTCACCCCGGAACAGCTGGAGCTTGCGGCGGGACTCTTCGGAGCAGTGGGAATCACCGTCACGGTGGAGGAAAAGCTGATGGACGCGGTGACGGGCCTTTCCGGCAGCGGTCCTGCATTCATCTACACGGTCATCGAAGCTCTCTCTGACGGCGGCGTCAGTCAGGGGTTGAGTCGGGATGTGGCGATAACCCTTGCAGCCCAAACCTGCGCGGGCGCGGCGGAGCTTGTTCTCGGCTCTGGGAAGCATCCGGCCGAGCTCCGGGATCAGGTGACCAGTCCCGGAGGGACCACCATCGCGGGAATTGCCGAGCTGGAGAGGGGTGGTTTGCGCTCCGCCCTCATCAGCGCTGTTCAGGCGGCCGCACGCCGCGCGAAGGAGCTTTCGGAGCAGTGA
- the acpS gene encoding holo-[acyl-carrier-protein] synthase encodes MICGIGTDILEIERMRSFLERGPRCVDRVFTRREQELAAGKGDAAAFFAGRFAAKEAVAKALGPPLGWHEVEILADSSGRPAVVLHGRAALAGEGARILVSISHSRSHAVATAVVERC; translated from the coding sequence GTGATCTGCGGCATCGGCACGGACATTCTGGAGATCGAGCGGATGCGCTCGTTTCTTGAGCGAGGGCCGCGCTGCGTTGACCGCGTGTTCACCCGCCGCGAGCAGGAGCTGGCAGCCGGCAAAGGCGATGCGGCGGCGTTCTTTGCCGGGCGTTTTGCCGCGAAGGAGGCGGTCGCCAAGGCGCTGGGCCCGCCGCTCGGGTGGCATGAAGTGGAGATTCTGGCGGATTCTTCAGGGCGGCCGGCGGTGGTGCTGCACGGCAGGGCGGCGCTCGCAGGCGAAGGAGCAAGGATCCTGGTCAGCATCTCTCATTCTCGAAGCCACGCCGTGGCGACGGCGGTGGTGGAGCGGTGCTGA
- the nnr gene encoding bifunctional NAD(P)H-hydrate repair enzyme Nnr: MRVLCAEEMRDMDRRAFEEYGITGVQLMEMAGRAVALVADHVLQGRLAGELQAHPSPVLTWLDDLSHGQTSLPRRSGLRVCAVCGTGNNGGDGFVAARHLANWGYDCTIFVAGDPGRLRGEARLNYEALVRRGLPVIDVPEVSELRALEQADLIIDALLGTGIRGEVMERISEVMDIINSAEAPVLSVDIPSGINADTGEVCGNAVVADVTVTFAAPKTGLLLYPGADFAGAITVADIGIPAPLMDLRAPAGKHIIDGAMVSELIPERESDSHKGDHGHALLVAGSPGMTGAAEMAGRACVLSGAGLTTVACPVGVHATLAAKFTEVMTLPLGQPSEAALAPSHAKALLEQMERWTAVGLGPGIGRDPQTISFVKDIVPKLDRSFVLDADALFALGEDAAKLLAGKADLGVITPHPGELARLLGTDAEWVQSNRLEAAGRAADDFGVVCVLKGAHTIVAEPQGRAFFNLTGNAGLAKGGSGDVLTGIILALLAQGLAPVEAAAAGVWLHGRAADIAAARSNQISLTATDCLKAIPEAFCEAGAA; this comes from the coding sequence ATGAGGGTTCTATGCGCCGAAGAGATGCGCGATATGGACCGGCGCGCGTTCGAGGAGTACGGCATCACCGGGGTCCAGCTGATGGAGATGGCCGGCCGCGCCGTCGCGCTGGTGGCCGACCACGTTCTGCAGGGACGCCTGGCGGGAGAGCTTCAGGCACATCCGTCGCCCGTGTTGACCTGGCTGGATGATCTGTCCCACGGCCAGACAAGCCTGCCCAGGCGCTCCGGACTCCGGGTATGCGCCGTCTGCGGTACGGGCAACAACGGGGGAGACGGTTTTGTGGCGGCTCGACATCTGGCAAACTGGGGTTACGACTGCACCATCTTCGTGGCGGGCGACCCGGGGCGCCTGCGGGGCGAGGCGCGGCTGAACTACGAAGCGCTGGTCCGCCGGGGGCTGCCTGTCATCGACGTCCCCGAAGTCTCCGAGCTGCGGGCACTGGAGCAGGCTGACTTGATCATTGACGCTCTCCTGGGCACGGGCATCCGCGGCGAGGTGATGGAGCGCATCAGCGAGGTAATGGACATCATCAACTCGGCGGAGGCTCCCGTGCTGTCCGTGGATATCCCCTCCGGCATCAATGCCGATACAGGGGAGGTATGCGGCAATGCGGTGGTGGCCGATGTCACGGTGACCTTCGCCGCACCCAAGACGGGCCTTTTGCTGTATCCGGGAGCGGACTTCGCCGGAGCCATCACCGTGGCGGACATTGGCATCCCGGCTCCTCTGATGGATCTGCGCGCGCCCGCGGGCAAACACATCATTGATGGAGCGATGGTCTCCGAGCTGATCCCGGAGCGGGAGAGCGACTCGCACAAGGGTGACCATGGACACGCGCTGCTGGTTGCGGGATCCCCCGGCATGACCGGAGCCGCGGAGATGGCGGGGCGCGCCTGCGTGCTCAGCGGGGCCGGATTGACGACGGTGGCGTGTCCCGTCGGAGTGCACGCGACGCTGGCGGCGAAGTTCACAGAGGTGATGACCCTTCCCCTCGGCCAGCCATCGGAGGCGGCGCTGGCTCCCTCACATGCGAAGGCGCTGCTGGAACAGATGGAACGGTGGACGGCTGTGGGGTTGGGGCCGGGGATCGGCCGAGACCCGCAGACGATCAGCTTTGTTAAAGATATAGTCCCAAAGCTGGACCGCTCCTTCGTGCTGGATGCAGACGCGCTGTTTGCGCTGGGCGAGGACGCGGCGAAGCTGCTGGCCGGGAAAGCGGATCTGGGCGTCATCACCCCCCACCCCGGTGAGCTGGCCCGGCTGCTGGGAACAGACGCAGAATGGGTGCAGTCGAACAGGCTGGAGGCGGCGGGCAGGGCCGCGGATGATTTTGGCGTGGTCTGCGTGCTAAAAGGGGCGCACACCATTGTGGCGGAGCCTCAGGGTCGGGCCTTCTTCAACCTGACCGGCAACGCGGGCCTGGCGAAAGGGGGATCCGGGGACGTTCTCACCGGCATCATCCTGGCGCTCCTGGCGCAGGGACTCGCACCGGTGGAGGCGGCCGCCGCCGGCGTGTGGCTGCACGGCCGGGCGGCTGATATCGCGGCGGCGCGAAGCAACCAGATCTCCTTGACCGCCACAGACTGTCTGAAAGCCATTCCCGAGGCGTTCTGCGAGGCGGGCGCGGCCTAG
- a CDS encoding VWA domain-containing protein has protein sequence MDRTQQLGGDADRTRAIHPNPSVTQAMGADPGRTQMAGMDTGSVQLEVIAGNTHALSTRNTREHVLVRARAGQFASGQRMPLNICLLLDRSGSMEGQPLEFAKQAMYYVVDLLQPADVLSIVTFEDTVEVLMPARRVVNKDLIKQHIARIQPGNTTNLYDGFVAACSQVASVPPGYINRVLLLTDGEPTAGLTDFQSIVGQVAEQKSRGITLTALGFGQEYNEELLAGMAKRSGGNYYYIPRPEMLPEVFRREMDALMSVVARNLRLTFRLPRWTQVRQVYGKLPVWGDRRVDVTLADLERGAAVSALAELELGNRPAGTYRVAQVELVYDDVVSGREERRSADVVLEFTADEGLVKAGRNPMVDQELEVALASRNLEQTVMGMRTQAISATAAVAELEKTQALLAAQGRTLEAAQLQEAINAARAGEDLQKTLVGTILNLDQGKTRSGD, from the coding sequence ATGGACAGGACTCAGCAACTGGGAGGAGATGCCGACCGCACACGCGCCATCCATCCCAATCCGTCAGTGACACAGGCGATGGGGGCGGATCCCGGCCGGACGCAGATGGCCGGGATGGACACGGGCTCGGTGCAACTGGAGGTTATCGCGGGGAACACGCACGCCCTGTCCACACGCAACACGCGGGAGCATGTGCTGGTGCGGGCGCGCGCCGGGCAGTTCGCCTCGGGCCAGCGAATGCCCCTGAACATCTGTCTGCTGCTGGACCGCAGCGGCTCCATGGAAGGACAGCCGCTGGAGTTCGCAAAGCAGGCGATGTATTACGTGGTGGATCTGCTGCAACCCGCGGACGTGCTCTCCATCGTCACCTTTGAAGACACGGTGGAGGTGCTAATGCCGGCCCGAAGGGTTGTGAACAAGGACCTCATCAAGCAGCACATCGCCCGCATCCAGCCAGGGAACACCACCAATCTGTACGATGGTTTCGTCGCGGCGTGCAGCCAGGTGGCCTCTGTGCCGCCCGGCTACATCAACCGCGTGCTCCTGCTGACAGACGGCGAGCCAACCGCCGGTTTGACGGATTTCCAGTCGATTGTGGGCCAGGTGGCGGAGCAGAAAAGTCGCGGCATCACCCTGACCGCACTCGGCTTCGGGCAGGAGTACAATGAGGAGCTGCTGGCCGGGATGGCCAAGCGCTCCGGAGGCAACTACTACTATATTCCCCGCCCCGAGATGCTGCCCGAGGTGTTCCGCCGGGAGATGGACGCGCTGATGTCCGTGGTGGCCCGGAACCTGCGACTGACATTCCGGCTTCCCCGATGGACGCAGGTACGGCAGGTCTACGGCAAACTGCCAGTATGGGGGGACCGTCGAGTGGATGTGACCTTGGCGGACCTGGAGCGCGGAGCGGCCGTCTCCGCGCTGGCGGAGCTGGAGCTGGGGAACCGTCCTGCGGGCACGTACCGTGTGGCGCAGGTGGAGCTCGTGTATGACGACGTCGTCAGCGGCCGCGAGGAGCGCCGCAGCGCGGATGTGGTGCTTGAGTTCACCGCGGACGAGGGTCTGGTGAAGGCGGGACGCAACCCGATGGTGGACCAGGAGCTGGAAGTGGCGCTGGCGTCGCGCAACCTGGAGCAGACCGTAATGGGGATGCGCACCCAGGCCATTAGCGCGACGGCGGCTGTGGCGGAACTCGAAAAGACCCAGGCGCTGCTGGCGGCGCAGGGGAGGACTCTGGAGGCGGCCCAACTGCAGGAAGCGATAAACGCAGCCAGGGCCGGCGAAGACCTGCAAAAGACCCTAGTGGGCACCATCCTGAATCTGGACCAGGGAAAGACGCGATCGGGAGACTAG